The nucleotide sequence CTTTTCGGCTCTGCTTGTTTTCAGCAGGTCGCGTAACTTCATTCTCGCCTTATGCAACTGTGATTTGCTATTGCCGATCGAGCAACCCATCATCTCGGCAATTTCGTTATGTTCATAACCTTCGATGTCGTGCAGTACAAATATGATCCGGTATCCGGGAGGCAGTGTCTCGATCGCCCTCTCCAGGTTGACCCGGTCAATCGAGCCGGCCAGCACATTGTCTCTGGCTCCAATGTCTTTCTTCGGCCCGTCTTCCTGCTGGGGTTCCATGGTCTCTTCGAGCGAGACTTCCGGCAGTCCCTTCTTCCGCAGGTGCATCAACACCACGTTCACGGCGAGTCGATGCAGCCAAGTGGAAAACGCCGACTCTCCCCGGAATGTCGCGATCTTCCGGTACAACTGGAGGAACGCTTCCTGGGTAAGATCTTCGGCTTCCGCGGTGTTGCCCGTCATTCTCAGGCACAGCGAATACACGCGTCGCTTGTGCAAGCCATAAAGAAGCTCGAATGACTCGGCGTCACCGGCCTTGGCTCGATCAATAGCCTCTGCTTCCGTGATTCCTGGAGCTAATTGTTTCTTTGCTGTAGTCAATTGTCCAGCCGACGCTTACTAAGATGCGGCTAAGTAGCTGCCTGTTGTATAACTTCCGCCGATTTTTGAAGCCGACCTTACTCCACAGGCAAACCCGATCCGCCCTGCCGTGGAACGAATCTTCCCATCAGAGTGCAATTTCGGCTGCTTGGGTTGTACGGCCGCCCGCTTTTCCCTGCCGCATTTATCATTCTCCCATGACCCCTGACGAAATACTCCGCCAGGAATTCAACCGCTGGGCAGAAGACGGCCGTGGCGAAGGCATGGAAAGTCACCATCTCTTCATCACGGAGCAGACCGTCCGCCTAATGGATCTCCGGCCCGGCG is from Terriglobales bacterium and encodes:
- a CDS encoding sigma-70 family RNA polymerase sigma factor, which encodes MTTAKKQLAPGITEAEAIDRAKAGDAESFELLYGLHKRRVYSLCLRMTGNTAEAEDLTQEAFLQLYRKIATFRGESAFSTWLHRLAVNVVLMHLRKKGLPEVSLEETMEPQQEDGPKKDIGARDNVLAGSIDRVNLERAIETLPPGYRIIFVLHDIEGYEHNEIAEMMGCSIGNSKSQLHKARMKLRDLLKTSRAEKALRR